TTGTGCGGGTCGTCCCACGGCTCGACACCGAGCTCGGCGCAGGCCGCCCGGGTGGCGGCGCGCGGGACGGCGAGCAGCGGACGGCCCCACGGCGGGTCGTGCGGCCGCATGCCGGCGACGCTGCGCGGGCCGGAGCCGCGGCCGAGCCCGAGCAGGACGGTTTCGGCCTGGTCGTCGAGGGTGTGCCCGAGCAGGACGAGGTCGTGGCCGGCCAGTGCCCGGTACCGGGCCTTGCGCGCGGCGGCTTCCGGCCCGCCGGGGCCGGTCACGTCGGCCCGGCGCACCTCGGTTTCGTCGGCGCCCAAGGCCTTCGCCGCGGCGGCGGCGTCACGCGCGATCTTCGCCGAGCCGTCCTGCAGCCCGTGGTCGACGACCAGCGCGCGGACGACGTGCCCGCGGTGGTGGCCGACGTACGCGGTGGCCTCGGCCAGTGCGAGGGAGTCGGCGCCGCCGGAGACCGCGACGCACAGCTCCGGCGGCGCGTCGACGGACTCCAAGAAGGCGCGGACGGCCCGGCGGACGGCCGCGACCGCCGGCCCGGTCATCCGTGCAGGCGCCGGACCCACGCCGCCGGATCGGAGATCTCGGCGCGCGACGGCAGGGTGTTCGGCGACCGCCAGACGGCGTTGAAGCCGTCCATGCCAACGGCGTCCACGACGTGCTTCGTGAACTTTGCGCCTTCTTCGTACTGACGGATCTTCGCGTCGACGCCGAGCAGCGCGCGCAGCAGCCGGTCGAAGACGCCGCCGCCCTTGCGCCGGGTCGTGAACCGCTCGCGGAT
This window of the Amycolatopsis balhimycina FH 1894 genome carries:
- the tilS gene encoding tRNA lysidine(34) synthetase TilS, with the protein product MTGPAVAAVRRAVRAFLESVDAPPELCVAVSGGADSLALAEATAYVGHHRGHVVRALVVDHGLQDGSAKIARDAAAAAKALGADETEVRRADVTGPGGPEAAARKARYRALAGHDLVLLGHTLDDQAETVLLGLGRGSGPRSVAGMRPHDPPWGRPLLAVPRAATRAACAELGVEPWDDPHNAEPRFTRVRLRAEVLPLLEDVLNGGVAAALARTAAQLREDNEALDTLAEEIFTRAGGPDGLDVGVLTAEPAAVRRRVLRRWLLASDVRELTDAHLRAVDALVSRWRGQGGVWLPGNLEARRAHGRLCVISQPTTRGE